The following are encoded together in the Ananas comosus cultivar F153 unplaced genomic scaffold, ASM154086v1, whole genome shotgun sequence genome:
- the LOC109704620 gene encoding probable pectate lyase 5 (The sequence of the model RefSeq protein was modified relative to this genomic sequence to represent the inferred CDS: added 85 bases not found in genome assembly) — MPHPPLLLLLFTHIVLLSLPLSSSSSSPLPNSSLLLRPVSDPESVVRDFQRQLERSRRRALAEASCFTGNPIDDCWRCSGVDWQSDRQRLADCGIGFGRGALGGKGGPLYVVTDSSDLDPVNPTPGTLRHAAIQEGPLWIVFAADMTIHLNEELLVNSFKTLDGRGADVHVAGGACITLQYVSHVIIHNIHVHDCVPAGDANVRSSPTHYGWRTRSDGDGISLYSAANVWVDHCSLSNCADGLVDAIMGSTAITVSNCYFARHNEVMLLGHNDEYLPDSGMQVTIAFNHFGEQLVQRMPRCRRGYFHIVNNDYTRWEMYAIGGSANPTINSQGNRYIAPADPNAKEVTKRVDTEESAWTGWNWRTEGDMMVNGAFFVPSGEGLEAIYAKASSLDPKSAALIDQLTQNAGVLGSPRDNGDGTGSSAGSNGGVGMTTSSGDGSGG; from the exons ATGCCTcaccctcctcttctcctcctcctcttcacccACATtgtcctcctctccctccccctctcctcctcctcctcctcccctctccccaattcctccctcctcctccgccccgtCTCCGACCCCGAATCCGTCGTCCGCGACTTCCAAAG GCAGCTGGAGCGGTCGCGGCGGCGGGCGCTGGCGGAGGCGTCGTGCTTCACGGGCAACCCGATCGACGACTGCTGGCGGTGCTCGGGCGTGGACTGGCAGTCGGACCGGCAGCGGCTGGCGGACTGCGGCATCGGGTTCGGGCGCGGCGCCCTCGGCGGGAAGGGCGGCCCGCTCTACGTCGTCACCGACTCCTCCGACCTCGACCCCGTCAACCCCACCCCCGGCACCCTCCGCCACGCCGCCATCCAGGAGGGCCCCCTCTGGATCGTCTTCGCCGCCGACATGACCATCCACCTCAACGAGGAGCTCCTCGTCAACAGCTTCAAGACCCTCGACGGCCGCGGCGCCGACGTCCACGTCGCCGGCGGCGCCTGCATCACCCTCCAGTACGTCTCCCACGTAATCATTCACAACATCCACGTCCACGACTGCGTCCCCGCGGGCgacgccaacgtgcgctcctcGCCGACGCACTACGGCTGGCGCACGCGCTCCGACGGCGACGGCATCTCGCTGTACAGCGCCGCGAACGTCTGGGTCGACCACTGCTCGCTGTCGAACTGCGCGGACGGGCTGGTGGACGCGATCATGGGGTCGACGGCGATCACGGTGTCGAATTGCTACTTCGCGCGGCACAACGAGGTGATGCTGCTGGGGCACAACGACGAGTACCTGCCGGATTCGGGGATGCAGGTGACCATCGCCTTCAACCACTTCGGCGAGCAGCTGGTGCAGCGGATGCCGCGGTGCCGCCGCGGGTACTTCCACATCGTCAACAACGACTACACGCGCTGGGAGATGTACGCCATCGGAGGCAGCGCCAACCCCACCATCAATAGCCAGGGCAACCGCTACATCGCCCCCGCCGACCCCAACGCCAAAGAG GTGACGAAGAGGGTGGACACGGAGGAGAGCGCGTGGACCGGGTGGAACTGGAGGACGGAGGGGGACATGATGGTGAACGGCGCCTTCTTCGTGCCGTCCGGCGAGGGCCTGGAGGCCATCTACGCCAAGGCGTCCAGCCTCGACCCCAAGTCCGCCGCCCTCATCGACCAGCTCACCCAAAACGCCGGCGTCCTCGGCTCCCCTAG